Proteins co-encoded in one Kiritimatiellales bacterium genomic window:
- a CDS encoding ABC transporter permease — translation MKNREQNTGLASGLPGPGWKMRRRQECLPHNSAAVDRLEACPTLKNNNSLWRDAWRRVKKNRLAMACLWIVTFYTVLACYGEAVYQYYKIKDQTAFYQKTDLDIAYQPPSAGHWMGTDALGRDVMQRLIQGTRIAYRVGVITALIAIPIGVFFGCLAGYFGGRVDDVVVWFYSTVASMPGLLFILAIAMVVGKGLLGIYLGIGLTTWVGLCRLIRGEVIKHKEQAYVQAAKTLGLSWPRILFRHILPNVFHVVIVTFTLRFPASVSTEVFMSFLGIGVVGEPSWGIMINSARMRLWHGVWWEMAFVTLAIFGLVLAFNLLGDALRDALDPRLRTEEN, via the coding sequence ATGAAAAATCGCGAACAGAATACAGGACTGGCTTCCGGCCTGCCCGGGCCGGGATGGAAAATGCGGCGCAGACAGGAATGTCTGCCCCACAACTCTGCAGCCGTGGACAGGCTGGAAGCCTGTCCCACATTAAAAAATAATAATTCTCTGTGGCGTGATGCATGGCGGCGGGTGAAAAAAAACCGGCTCGCAATGGCCTGTCTGTGGATTGTGACGTTTTATACTGTACTGGCATGTTACGGCGAAGCGGTTTATCAATATTATAAAATCAAAGACCAAACTGCGTTCTATCAAAAAACTGATCTCGACATCGCCTATCAGCCGCCGTCCGCCGGACACTGGATGGGTACCGATGCGCTTGGCCGCGATGTGATGCAGCGCCTGATTCAAGGCACACGCATTGCCTATCGCGTCGGCGTTATCACGGCATTAATTGCTATTCCGATCGGCGTATTTTTCGGCTGCCTCGCCGGATATTTCGGCGGGCGTGTCGACGATGTTGTGGTGTGGTTTTATTCCACCGTGGCATCAATGCCCGGACTGCTTTTTATTCTCGCCATCGCCATGGTCGTCGGCAAAGGACTGCTTGGAATTTATCTTGGTATCGGTTTAACCACGTGGGTCGGACTTTGCCGCTTAATTCGCGGCGAAGTGATTAAACACAAAGAACAGGCGTATGTGCAGGCGGCGAAAACACTTGGACTCAGCTGGCCGCGCATACTGTTCCGCCACATTCTGCCGAACGTCTTTCACGTCGTCATCGTCACCTTCACTCTGCGGTTTCCGGCGTCTGTCAGCACCGAAGTATTCATGAGCTTTCTCGGCATCGGCGTTGTCGGCGAACCGTCATGGGGCATTATGATTAACAGCGCACGTATGCGCCTGTGGCACGGCGTCTGGTGGGAAATGGCATTCGTCACGCTTGCAATTTTTGGACTCGTCCTCGCATTTAATCTGCTTGGTGATGCGTTGCGCGATGCACTCGATCCGCGCCTGCGCACGGAGGAAAATTAA
- a CDS encoding ABC transporter permease translates to MLRYILRRSLQMIPTVFGVILITFILFNVVGGSPARQVLGPHAQPKSLEEFDELRGFNKPLFPFFKRGVPTRACADSDFSRAAGDWHGIPGVIWMNGAIILAPHGRYNIPLRFALRENTRYELKIDATSPAHFEDGKLIFNERDEGVASTFKTVVKFENTPPVIFTGDAPVKIQSIQLLRLRENIFDSQFLFYLTQLVHADFGISHSTNQRVSTLLRDGIIPSLTLAVPIFIAGLITAVILSLFCAYWRDTWIDRFFIVFSVALMSINYLVYIVAGQYYFGYKFGWFPVWGFESMRYLILPVIIGVISGLGAELRFYRTIMLDEMHRDYVRTAQAKGVSRAGILFKHVLKNAMIPIVTNVVIAIPFLYTGSLLLESFFGIPGLGYLGINAINSADVDVVRAIVLIGSILFVIANLMADICYALVDPRVKLK, encoded by the coding sequence ATGCTGCGTTATATTCTCCGGCGTTCGCTGCAAATGATCCCGACGGTGTTCGGCGTAATTTTAATTACGTTCATTCTGTTTAATGTCGTCGGCGGAAGTCCGGCACGGCAGGTACTCGGCCCGCACGCGCAACCGAAATCGCTGGAGGAGTTCGACGAACTGCGCGGATTTAACAAGCCGCTTTTCCCCTTTTTTAAACGCGGTGTTCCAACGCGTGCCTGTGCAGATTCTGATTTCAGCCGCGCCGCCGGCGACTGGCATGGCATTCCGGGTGTAATCTGGATGAACGGCGCGATTATACTTGCGCCGCACGGCAGATATAACATCCCGCTGCGGTTTGCGCTGCGCGAAAATACACGGTACGAACTGAAAATAGACGCAACGTCCCCGGCGCATTTTGAAGACGGGAAACTTATTTTTAATGAACGCGACGAGGGCGTCGCGTCTACGTTTAAAACCGTTGTTAAGTTTGAAAATACGCCACCGGTAATTTTTACTGGCGATGCGCCGGTGAAAATTCAGTCGATACAACTGCTGCGCCTGAGAGAAAATATTTTTGATTCACAGTTTCTATTCTATTTAACCCAGCTCGTACACGCTGATTTTGGAATTTCGCACAGCACGAACCAGCGCGTTTCAACACTGTTGCGCGACGGCATTATTCCTTCGTTAACATTGGCTGTACCGATTTTTATCGCCGGATTAATCACTGCTGTAATTCTGTCGCTCTTCTGCGCGTACTGGCGCGATACATGGATCGACCGTTTCTTTATTGTGTTTTCCGTCGCACTGATGAGCATCAACTATCTCGTCTACATCGTCGCCGGACAGTATTACTTCGGTTATAAATTCGGCTGGTTTCCGGTGTGGGGCTTTGAAAGTATGCGCTATTTAATTCTGCCGGTTATCATCGGCGTCATCAGCGGACTCGGTGCTGAACTGCGTTTTTACCGCACTATCATGCTCGACGAAATGCACCGCGATTACGTTCGCACCGCGCAGGCTAAAGGCGTCAGCCGCGCCGGAATTCTGTTCAAACATGTTTTAAAAAACGCGATGATTCCCATTGTGACTAATGTCGTTATCGCGATTCCGTTTCTCTACACCGGCAGTCTGCTGCTCGAAAGTTTTTTCGGCATTCCGGGGCTCGGCTATCTCGGGATCAACGCCATCAATTCGGCGGACGTTGATGTTGTGCGCGCGATTGTACTCATCGGTTCCATATTGTTTGTTATCGCCAACCTCATGGCGGATATCTGTTATGCACTTGTGGATCCACGGGTGAAGCTGAAATGA
- a CDS encoding ABC transporter substrate-binding protein has translation MKRRNSGWDFFLPVSVVFFTLFLGSCGRGELDSLRFEEEQVLYGQTPRVRGFDPARAGDVASSMMIGRIYEGLLDYAYLDRPYRVQPLLAEALPEISGDGLTYTFRVRKGIYFQDDNCFPGDRGRELTAEDFVYSIKRVADLKTMSAGYWAFNGRIVGLDEFRAASAGDAPTNYDAPVEGLSAPDRYTFQIKLVEPYPQLLWIMAMHYTFAVPREAVEYYGKEFVNHPVGTGPFILERWTRNYRIEFVRNPKWQETGRIELYPSTGTAEDRTAGLLDDAGKQVPFLDRIVQFVVDDPTTTWMMFLAGQFSFSGISRDNWDVVITLDNDLSAELQNKKITLLKEPTLDLFYIGFNMDDPVVGPNKTLRQALSCAFSPELLVTYFNGRITPVYGPLPDPLAGFKPGPTAYSFDLEKAGQLLAEAGYPNGINPATGRRLEIVLELGGATADMRQMVDLMAGMYDKIGVVLKAEYNNWPAFLDKMDRRQAQLFSLGWVADYPDAENFLQLFHSANVSPGPNHANYVNPEFDKLYEQMRTMLPGTAKDALCEKMADIIIEDCPWIFMYQPMDFALIHNWMRNYKSHSFPYTMVKYRRVDNAAWEQWKKTHGEEE, from the coding sequence ATGAAACGGCGGAACAGCGGTTGGGATTTTTTCCTGCCGGTTTCTGTCGTTTTTTTTACTTTGTTTCTTGGTTCTTGCGGGCGCGGCGAACTCGATTCGTTGCGCTTTGAAGAGGAACAGGTTCTTTACGGACAAACCCCCCGCGTACGCGGGTTTGATCCCGCGCGCGCCGGCGATGTCGCTTCCTCCATGATGATCGGCCGCATTTATGAAGGCCTGCTTGATTACGCCTATCTCGACCGCCCCTACCGCGTTCAGCCGCTGCTTGCCGAGGCGCTGCCGGAAATTTCCGGCGACGGACTCACTTATACATTCCGTGTCCGTAAAGGAATCTATTTTCAGGACGATAACTGTTTTCCCGGCGACCGGGGCCGCGAACTCACTGCCGAAGATTTTGTCTACTCCATCAAACGCGTTGCCGATCTGAAAACCATGTCTGCCGGCTATTGGGCGTTCAACGGCCGCATTGTCGGGCTTGATGAATTTCGCGCCGCATCCGCCGGCGATGCGCCGACCAACTATGACGCGCCGGTAGAAGGACTCTCCGCGCCGGACCGCTACACATTTCAAATTAAACTCGTCGAACCGTATCCGCAGTTATTGTGGATCATGGCCATGCATTATACATTTGCCGTGCCGCGCGAAGCGGTGGAATATTACGGCAAAGAATTCGTCAATCATCCCGTCGGCACCGGCCCGTTCATTCTTGAACGGTGGACACGCAACTACCGCATCGAATTTGTCCGCAATCCGAAATGGCAGGAAACCGGCCGCATCGAACTCTATCCCTCCACCGGCACCGCAGAAGACCGCACCGCCGGCTTACTGGATGACGCAGGGAAACAGGTTCCGTTCCTCGACCGTATCGTACAGTTCGTTGTCGACGATCCTACTACAACGTGGATGATGTTTCTCGCCGGCCAGTTCAGTTTCAGCGGAATTTCGCGCGACAACTGGGATGTTGTCATCACACTTGACAACGACCTGTCTGCCGAACTGCAGAACAAAAAAATTACCCTGCTCAAAGAACCGACACTCGATCTGTTTTATATCGGCTTTAATATGGACGATCCGGTCGTCGGCCCGAATAAAACTCTCCGGCAGGCGCTTTCATGCGCATTCAGCCCCGAACTGCTCGTCACTTATTTTAACGGACGCATCACGCCGGTGTATGGCCCGCTGCCTGATCCACTCGCCGGATTTAAACCGGGGCCGACCGCATACTCATTCGATCTCGAAAAAGCCGGACAGCTGCTCGCTGAAGCCGGCTATCCAAACGGCATAAATCCGGCCACCGGCCGGCGGCTGGAAATTGTATTGGAACTCGGCGGTGCAACGGCAGATATGCGCCAGATGGTCGACCTCATGGCGGGCATGTACGACAAAATCGGCGTTGTACTGAAAGCCGAATATAATAACTGGCCGGCGTTTCTCGATAAAATGGATCGCCGGCAGGCGCAGCTCTTTTCGCTCGGATGGGTTGCCGACTATCCCGATGCTGAAAATTTTCTGCAGCTGTTCCACAGCGCCAATGTTTCGCCGGGGCCGAACCATGCCAATTATGTAAATCCCGAATTTGATAAACTCTATGAACAGATGCGCACCATGCTGCCCGGTACCGCAAAAGATGCGCTGTGTGAAAAAATGGCGGATATCATCATCGAAGACTGTCCATGGATTTTCATGTATCAGCCGATGGATTTCGCACTCATTCACAACTGGATGCGCAACTATAAATCCCACAGTTTTCCGTACACCATGGTCAAATACCGGCGCGTCGACAATGCCGCGTGGGAGCAGTGGAAAAAAACGCACGGGGAGGAGGAATAA
- the secG gene encoding preprotein translocase subunit SecG, whose product MIIIRTLLIILEAACSLALIGLILLQKSKDGGLGMAFGAGGNDTLFGARTGNVLTKATIVIGIIFLINTLVLGLMFSGSANKSLMDGAAVPAPVMPAAVPAASEMPVMPAE is encoded by the coding sequence ATGATTATTATTCGTACACTGTTGATTATTCTTGAAGCGGCATGCAGCCTGGCGCTGATCGGTCTGATTCTGTTACAGAAGTCGAAAGACGGCGGACTCGGAATGGCATTCGGCGCCGGCGGTAACGATACACTGTTCGGCGCGCGCACCGGCAATGTACTGACAAAAGCCACGATTGTGATCGGCATTATTTTTCTAATAAATACGCTGGTGCTCGGCCTGATGTTCTCCGGCAGCGCTAACAAATCGCTGATGGACGGCGCGGCTGTTCCGGCGCCGGTAATGCCGGCCGCCGTACCGGCAGCATCTGAAATGCCGGTGATGCCGGCTGAATAA
- the tpiA gene encoding triose-phosphate isomerase, with product MRKKIIAGNWKMNKTVAEAAALVDGLKVDLSSFNNVEVVVCPPFTALKTVSDKIADTEIKLGCQNMSDQDDGAYTGEISHTMLRELYVKYVILGHSERRTYYGETDAFVNSKAKKALANGLRPIVCVGETLEEREAGDTNKVVEEQVRGSLAGIPAEQYAELVIAYEPVWAIGTGKTATSEQAQEVHAFIRGIVRNMVGNEAADGLRIQYGGSMKPNNAKELMDQPDIDGGLIGGAALEARSFIDIVKAGV from the coding sequence ATGCGTAAAAAAATTATTGCCGGCAACTGGAAAATGAATAAGACGGTCGCGGAAGCGGCGGCGCTGGTTGACGGTTTAAAGGTTGATCTTTCGAGCTTTAATAATGTTGAAGTGGTTGTCTGTCCGCCGTTTACGGCACTGAAAACAGTGAGCGATAAAATTGCCGACACTGAAATCAAGCTCGGCTGTCAGAATATGAGCGATCAGGACGACGGCGCGTACACAGGCGAAATTTCTCACACGATGCTCCGCGAGCTGTATGTAAAATATGTAATTCTTGGCCACAGCGAACGCCGCACCTATTACGGAGAAACGGATGCGTTCGTGAATTCAAAAGCAAAAAAAGCACTGGCAAACGGACTGCGCCCGATTGTTTGCGTTGGCGAAACGCTGGAAGAGCGCGAAGCGGGCGATACGAATAAAGTAGTTGAAGAGCAGGTGCGCGGCAGCCTCGCCGGCATTCCGGCGGAGCAGTATGCCGAACTGGTGATTGCCTATGAACCGGTCTGGGCGATCGGCACCGGAAAAACGGCGACATCAGAGCAGGCACAGGAAGTGCACGCTTTCATTCGCGGTATCGTGCGTAATATGGTCGGCAACGAAGCGGCGGACGGCCTGCGCATTCAGTACGGCGGCAGCATGAAGCCGAATAATGCAAAAGAGCTGATGGATCAGCCGGATATTGACGGCGGACTGATCGGCGGCGCGGCGCTCGAGGCGCGTTCATTTATTGATATTGTTAAAGCGGGAGTATAA
- a CDS encoding PD-(D/E)XK nuclease family protein, with amino-acid sequence MNTGALIVFPTELAKRQFECRRVCETGALDASRHFTRRKLEQLCIRAARRTGILHGKIPGDAELGFLYEEAAAGVSFAPQNPLAGISAGARRKILKKTVETFSGFAGDEQHIIAWLLAHAPEHKLHGAGQLLTAWQKLCREKNIADRFTVNTALLQLAESGELPPEMNAAQADSNVCPTPNSGIIFRAVRWLNPFEERFVAALKNRLGANRVQVVSVLPASHAEAAEERLCASVHSELMRGAEEQWTPWLEDFADALETDDSHLLEAESRERVALFTAAHPYGEIEDAARRIAREIESGRAPDHIALILRNLGPYTDIIPDVFRRFNIPCFFRRGTPAPAHPRVKALLALLAFPQKPARDRLCDLLTMPGIEWQDLSAETRRNLVERLHKNEPPFLRRLPPEAAGFFESRRGVPVAFPLKKLIAQHSLELPEEVLTLIDEIADFEKALPAPEFLSLFEELLENVTLKDETATESGVWIINPMDAAGLKFESVYIAGMDDQSFPQIPAADALLNGAERKALRRFLEERKIFCPRLALPETKAALIQEEILFLTAMGTAKNFLTLSFTRADADGKERAAGEFFERMRAVTGIKTPELGESFHTILPPELCRAEDEVRQTNASLKKADAAPSPRPLCTEKRDENVASMIQKWMVSNPEFSATALESLAYNRFVFFLEHILKIRPERLHEDATDRMDRGSILHNILKEIYSAIAGQSGVYANKVDATPSSRSDGEGNATKASRLLSWQLSKTKMATSIPLAVFDPAHSDEMLHLAHEIMRDEFRRAENSGRHLLGHPAVWENEKQKIRRIIENYIQLDIDTAQDENRFPALFEMKFGSTAGMPVTLQSGDQKIGLKGKIDRIDLIFNSGGELERLLVIDYKGKSHTAKPSQLEQEIALNLDCQLPVYTFAVQQKFSGACNTPELNAKIQAVYHLQERDNKKMKNQFTENRISMLPDISEQFCAKLFENIALIRSGDLSTEPLIQRYEDYSHICRTEASEPKDMLKSSDN; translated from the coding sequence ATGAATACCGGCGCTCTGATTGTGTTTCCGACCGAACTGGCAAAGCGGCAGTTCGAATGCCGGCGTGTCTGCGAAACCGGCGCACTGGATGCGTCACGCCATTTTACGCGCCGGAAACTCGAACAGCTTTGCATTCGCGCCGCGCGCCGCACCGGAATTTTACATGGGAAAATTCCCGGCGATGCCGAACTGGGTTTTCTGTATGAAGAAGCTGCCGCCGGAGTGTCATTTGCACCGCAAAATCCGCTTGCTGGAATTTCTGCCGGCGCACGCCGCAAAATTCTGAAAAAAACGGTGGAAACATTTTCCGGCTTCGCCGGCGATGAACAGCACATCATCGCCTGGCTGCTCGCGCATGCGCCGGAACATAAACTGCATGGGGCCGGACAGCTGCTCACAGCGTGGCAGAAGCTTTGCCGGGAAAAAAATATTGCCGACCGCTTTACTGTAAATACTGCGCTGCTGCAACTCGCAGAATCCGGCGAACTGCCGCCGGAAATGAATGCGGCGCAGGCAGACAGTAATGTCTGCCCTACGCCGAACTCCGGGATCATTTTCCGCGCCGTACGCTGGTTGAATCCGTTTGAAGAACGTTTTGTTGCCGCACTGAAAAACCGGCTCGGCGCAAACCGCGTTCAAGTTGTGTCCGTGCTGCCGGCATCGCATGCCGAGGCAGCCGAAGAGCGTTTGTGCGCTTCGGTGCACAGTGAGCTGATGCGCGGCGCCGAAGAACAGTGGACGCCGTGGCTCGAAGATTTTGCTGATGCACTTGAAACAGACGACAGCCATCTGCTTGAAGCCGAGTCGCGCGAGCGTGTCGCACTGTTTACAGCGGCACACCCGTATGGCGAAATTGAAGATGCCGCGCGCCGGATCGCGCGAGAAATTGAGTCCGGCAGAGCGCCGGATCATATTGCACTGATTCTGCGTAACCTCGGACCGTATACTGATATTATCCCCGACGTTTTCCGGCGTTTTAACATCCCCTGCTTTTTCCGGCGCGGCACGCCGGCACCGGCGCATCCGCGCGTTAAAGCGCTGCTCGCCCTGCTTGCGTTTCCGCAAAAACCGGCGCGCGACCGGCTGTGCGATCTGTTAACAATGCCGGGGATTGAGTGGCAAGATCTTAGTGCTGAAACGCGCCGGAATCTGGTTGAACGGCTCCACAAAAATGAACCGCCTTTTTTGCGCCGCCTGCCGCCTGAAGCCGCCGGGTTTTTTGAAAGCAGACGCGGCGTTCCCGTCGCATTCCCCCTAAAGAAATTAATTGCACAGCATTCACTCGAACTGCCGGAAGAAGTTTTAACGCTGATCGATGAAATCGCCGATTTCGAAAAAGCGCTGCCGGCGCCGGAGTTTTTATCACTGTTTGAAGAACTGCTCGAAAACGTTACGTTGAAAGATGAGACCGCAACCGAAAGCGGTGTATGGATTATCAATCCGATGGACGCCGCCGGTCTGAAATTTGAGTCCGTTTACATCGCCGGAATGGACGACCAGTCGTTTCCGCAAATTCCGGCGGCCGATGCACTGCTGAATGGTGCCGAACGTAAAGCGCTGCGCCGGTTTTTAGAAGAGAGGAAAATCTTCTGTCCGCGTCTTGCACTGCCGGAAACGAAAGCCGCGCTCATTCAGGAAGAAATTCTTTTTCTCACCGCAATGGGTACCGCCAAAAACTTTCTCACGCTTTCATTCACACGCGCCGATGCCGACGGCAAGGAGCGTGCGGCCGGCGAGTTTTTTGAACGCATGCGCGCCGTCACCGGAATTAAAACGCCGGAGCTCGGCGAATCATTTCACACCATTTTACCGCCGGAACTCTGCCGCGCCGAAGATGAAGTCCGGCAGACAAATGCGTCTTTGAAAAAAGCAGACGCGGCGCCCTCGCCGCGTCCGTTATGCACGGAAAAACGCGATGAAAACGTCGCGTCTATGATCCAGAAATGGATGGTGAGCAACCCGGAATTCAGTGCTACTGCGCTCGAATCGCTGGCATACAACCGGTTTGTATTTTTTCTCGAACACATATTAAAAATCAGGCCGGAACGCCTGCACGAAGATGCAACCGATCGAATGGATCGCGGCAGTATCCTTCACAATATCCTTAAAGAAATTTATTCCGCCATCGCCGGACAAAGCGGTGTTTATGCGAATAAAGTAGACGCGACGCCTTCGTCGCGCTCCGATGGAGAAGGAAACGCGACGAAGGCGTCGCGTCTACTTTCCTGGCAGCTCTCAAAAACAAAAATGGCGACATCTATTCCGCTCGCCGTATTCGATCCGGCGCATTCCGATGAAATGTTACATCTCGCGCATGAAATTATGCGGGACGAATTCCGGCGCGCCGAAAACAGCGGACGTCATCTGCTCGGACATCCGGCCGTTTGGGAAAATGAAAAACAGAAGATCCGGCGTATTATCGAAAATTATATTCAGCTCGATATCGACACCGCACAGGATGAAAATCGTTTCCCGGCGCTGTTCGAAATGAAATTCGGCAGTACCGCCGGAATGCCAGTGACCTTACAATCCGGCGACCAAAAAATTGGACTCAAAGGGAAAATCGACCGCATTGATTTAATTTTTAATTCCGGCGGCGAACTCGAACGGCTGCTGGTAATTGATTATAAAGGCAAATCGCACACCGCAAAGCCGAGTCAGCTCGAACAGGAAATTGCATTAAATCTGGATTGTCAGCTGCCGGTTTATACGTTTGCCGTTCAGCAGAAATTTTCCGGCGCATGCAATACGCCGGAACTGAATGCAAAAATTCAGGCAGTATATCATCTGCAGGAGCGCGATAATAAAAAAATGAAAAATCAGTTCACGGAAAACCGGATCTCAATGCTGCCGGACATTTCAGAACAGTTTTGTGCAAAACTTTTTGAAAACATCGCTCTGATCCGCTCCGGCGATCTTTCCACCGAGCCGCTTATTCAGCGCTATGAAGACTATTCTCACATCTGCCGCACCGAGGCAAGTGAGCCGAAAGATATGCTGAAATCCAGCGACAACTAA
- a CDS encoding serine O-acetyltransferase, whose amino-acid sequence MKPVSELIDQTAAALAKLYSTGDEDRPENILGNSPAAANVVKALKVLLHILCPKISPANQQELQRWMNAQLKEFRDLLLPEIETAIPFRWKSASGQREKIAPETDVHNEAVRVLSLFLKELPFIREMVIDDVRAAYNGDPAALSFAEVKLAYPGLLGIAAHRLAHELYRLNVPIIPRIMNEWTHAHAGIDIHPGATIGRGFFIDHGTGVVIGETARIGKCVKIYQGVTLGAKSFPLDEHGYPVKHVQRHPTVDDGVVIYANTTILGGDTVIGHHSTIGGNVFLTKSVPPYSLVTRSGEAATVRSKENNAAGI is encoded by the coding sequence ATGAAACCGGTTTCTGAATTGATTGATCAAACGGCGGCGGCGCTGGCGAAATTATATTCGACAGGCGATGAAGATCGTCCGGAAAATATCCTGGGGAATTCTCCGGCGGCGGCCAACGTAGTTAAAGCGTTGAAAGTTCTGCTGCACATTCTGTGCCCGAAAATTTCGCCGGCAAATCAACAGGAATTACAACGCTGGATGAATGCGCAGTTAAAAGAGTTCCGCGATTTGCTGCTGCCGGAAATTGAAACGGCGATTCCGTTCCGGTGGAAATCGGCTTCAGGGCAGCGCGAAAAGATTGCACCGGAGACCGATGTTCACAATGAAGCGGTGCGTGTGCTGTCGCTTTTTTTAAAAGAGCTGCCGTTTATCCGTGAAATGGTGATTGATGACGTGCGCGCAGCGTATAACGGCGACCCGGCGGCGCTGAGTTTTGCCGAAGTGAAGCTGGCCTATCCGGGACTGCTCGGGATTGCCGCACACCGGCTGGCACACGAGCTTTACCGGTTGAATGTGCCGATTATTCCGCGCATCATGAACGAATGGACACATGCGCATGCCGGCATTGATATCCATCCCGGCGCGACAATCGGGCGCGGGTTTTTCATCGATCACGGTACCGGCGTGGTGATTGGTGAAACGGCACGGATTGGGAAGTGCGTTAAAATTTATCAGGGGGTGACGCTCGGCGCGAAGAGCTTTCCTCTCGACGAGCACGGTTATCCGGTGAAGCATGTCCAGCGCCATCCGACCGTGGACGACGGTGTAGTGATTTATGCGAACACGACGATTCTCGGCGGTGATACGGTGATCGGGCATCATTCAACGATCGGCGGAAACGTATTTTTGACGAAAAGCGTTCCCCCGTACAGCCTTGTAACACGCAGCGGCGAAGCGGCGACGGTGCGGAGCAAGGAAAATAATGCTGCGGGAATTTGA
- the rpmI gene encoding 50S ribosomal protein L35 encodes MPKQKTKKTAAKRFKKTATGKLKYAHMGGSHILTGKSRKQKRRLGSSSIVSAADEKRIALTIPYA; translated from the coding sequence ATGCCGAAACAAAAAACAAAAAAAACTGCGGCGAAGCGTTTTAAGAAAACGGCAACCGGAAAATTGAAATATGCCCACATGGGCGGAAGCCACATTCTGACGGGTAAAAGCCGGAAGCAGAAACGCCGTCTGGGCAGCAGCAGTATTGTGTCGGCTGCAGATGAGAAACGCATTGCCCTCACTATACCTTACGCTTAA
- the rplT gene encoding 50S ribosomal protein L20 gives MPRATNAPVSRRRRKSRLELAKGFYGARSKLFRQATEAVDRAQAMAYVHRKQKKRNFRRLWTVRVNAACRINGISYSRFIEGLAKANVTLNRKMLSEIAIYDEAGFAKLAQTAKNALA, from the coding sequence ATGCCAAGAGCAACGAATGCACCGGTATCACGCCGCCGCCGCAAGAGCCGTCTGGAACTTGCTAAAGGTTTTTACGGCGCGCGCAGTAAACTTTTCCGTCAGGCAACTGAAGCGGTCGACCGCGCGCAGGCGATGGCGTACGTTCATCGCAAACAGAAAAAACGTAATTTCCGCCGTCTCTGGACGGTACGCGTTAACGCCGCCTGCCGCATCAACGGGATCAGCTACAGCCGCTTCATCGAAGGTCTGGCCAAAGCAAATGTAACCTTGAATCGCAAAATGCTGTCTGAAATCGCCATCTATGACGAAGCCGGATTTGCGAAACTCGCTCAGACCGCAAAAAATGCGCTTGCGTAA